DNA sequence from the Bradyrhizobium sp. CIAT3101 genome:
CCGGCTTCCTGTTCGCGATCCTCCTCATCATCCTGTTTGCGGGCGGCTCGTTCTTCAACTGGTTCCCGCTGCGCGGATTGACGTCGGACGGCTGGTCGCAATTTCCCTGGTACTGGAAGATCATCGATTACTTCTGGCATTTGACGCTGCCCTTGATCGCCATGGGGTTAGGGGCGTTCACGACCATGACGTTCCTGACGAAGAACTCGTTCCTCGACGAGATTCGCAAGCAATACGTGATGACCGCCCGCGCGAAGGGCTGCAGCGAGAACCGGGTGCTTTATGGCCACGTGTTCCGCAATGCGATGCTGATCGTCATCGCGGGCTTTCCCTCCACCTTCATTCACGCCTTCTTCTCGGGCTCGCTTCTGATCGAGACCATCTTTTCGCTGGACGGGCTGGGGCTGCTCAGCTTCGAGAGCGTTCTCAACCGTGACTACCCGGTCGTGTTCGGCACGCTCTTCATCTTTTCGCTGGTGGGCCTCGTGGTCAATCTCATCTCTGACCTAGCCTATATGTGGGTCGATCCGCGGATCGATTTCGAGGCGCGGGAGGTCTGATGACGCTGACCGCTCCGACCCCGATCGAGACCACCGCGAAGTCGCCGCTCGGTGACGCCGTGCCGATCACGCGCAAGCCGTTCGCGCCGTCGCCGCTCAACAGGCGGCGCTGGCAGAACTTCAAGGCGAACCGGCGCGGCTATTGGTCGTTCTGGATCTTCATGATTCTGTTCGTCGTGTCGCTGTTCGCCGAGCTGATCGCCAATGATCGGCCGTTCATGATCAAATATGACGGCCATCTCTATTGGCCGGCCTTCGTTACCTATTCGGAGACAACGTTTGGCGGCGACTTCGAGACGGCGGCGGATTATCGCGATCCCTATTTGCAGAAGCTGATCAAGGACAAGGGCGGCAGCATCGTCTGGCCGCTGATCCGCTATTCCTACGACACCCACAACCTCGATCTGCCGACACCCGCCCCGTCGCCACCAACCTGGATGCTGACGGAAGCGCAATGCAAGCCGGTGGTCGAGAAGAAGGGCCTCAAAAGCTGCCGCGATCTCGAATATAACTGGCTCGGAACCGACGATCAGGGCCGCGATGTGGTGGCGCGGTTGATCTACGGCTTCCGCATCTCCGTGCTGTTCGGCCTGTGCCTGACCATTGTCTCGTCCGTCGTCGGCATCGCGGCGGGCGCGGTGCAGGGCTATTTCGGCGGCTGGGTCGACCTGTTCTTCCAGCGTTTCATCGAGATATGGACCGCAATCCCGTCGCTCTATCTGCTGCTCATCCTGTCCTCGGTGCTCGTGCCCGGATTCTTCGTGCTGCTCGGGATCCTGCTGTTGTTTTCCTGGGTGTCGCTGGTCGGGCTCGTGCGCGCGGAGTTCCTGCGCGGGCGCAATTTCGAGTACATCCA
Encoded proteins:
- a CDS encoding microcin C ABC transporter permease YejB, whose translation is MSAYIARRILLMIPTLLGIMFVSFVVVQFAPGGPVERVIAQLSGADTGGTSRISGGGDFAQRAPGQLGAGGDAINSKYRGAQGLDPDFIKKLEKQFGFDKPAPERFALMVWNFSRFDFGNSYFRDVSVLQLVKEKLPVSISLGIWLTLLTYLISIPLGIRKAVKDGTRFDTWTSTVLVLGYAIPGFLFAILLIILFAGGSFFNWFPLRGLTSDGWSQFPWYWKIIDYFWHLTLPLIAMGLGAFTTMTFLTKNSFLDEIRKQYVMTARAKGCSENRVLYGHVFRNAMLIVIAGFPSTFIHAFFSGSLLIETIFSLDGLGLLSFESVLNRDYPVVFGTLFIFSLVGLVVNLISDLAYMWVDPRIDFEAREV
- a CDS encoding ABC transporter permease translates to MTLTAPTPIETTAKSPLGDAVPITRKPFAPSPLNRRRWQNFKANRRGYWSFWIFMILFVVSLFAELIANDRPFMIKYDGHLYWPAFVTYSETTFGGDFETAADYRDPYLQKLIKDKGGSIVWPLIRYSYDTHNLDLPTPAPSPPTWMLTEAQCKPVVEKKGLKSCRDLEYNWLGTDDQGRDVVARLIYGFRISVLFGLCLTIVSSVVGIAAGAVQGYFGGWVDLFFQRFIEIWTAIPSLYLLLILSSVLVPGFFVLLGILLLFSWVSLVGLVRAEFLRGRNFEYIQAARALGVSNATIMFKHLLPNAMVATMTFLPFIVSSSVMTLTALDFLGFGLPPGSPSLGELLSQGKSNVQAPWLGFSGFFSVAIMLSLLIFIGEAVRDAFDPRKAFK